The following proteins are co-located in the Rhea pennata isolate bPtePen1 chromosome 2, bPtePen1.pri, whole genome shotgun sequence genome:
- the VPS28 gene encoding vacuolar protein sorting-associated protein 28 homolog isoform X1: protein MFHGIAGPPGVGAPGNKPELYEEVKLYKNAREREKYDNMAELFAVVKTLQALEKAYIKDCVSPNEYTAACSRLLVQFKAALKQVQGSEISSIDEFCRKFRLDCPLAMERIKEDRPITIKDDKGNLNRCIADIVSLFITVMDKLRLEIRAMDEIQPDLRELMETMNRMSHLPPDFEGRQKVNQWLQTLSGMSASDELDDSQVRQMLFDLESAYNAFNRFLHS, encoded by the exons ATGTTTCACGGTATCGCGGGCCCACCGGGCGTGGGAG CCCCCGGGAACAAGCCGGAGCTGTACGAG GAGGTGAAGCTCTACAAGAACGCGCGGGAGCGAGAAAA GTACGACAACATGGCCGAGCTCTTCGCCGTGGTGAAGACGCTGCAGGCGCTGGAGAAGGCGTACATCAAGGACTGCGTCTCTCCCAACGA GTACACCGCGGCCTGCTCCCGGCTCCTGGTCCAGTTCAAAGCCGCCCTCAAGCAGGTGCAGGGCTCTGAGATCAGCTCCATCGACGAGTTCTGCCGCAAGTTTCGG CTCGACTGCCCGCTGGCCATGGAGAGGATCAAGGAGGATCGGCCCATCACCATCAAGGACGACAAGGGCAACCTGAACCGCTGCATCGCCGACATCGTCTCT CTCTTCATCACGGTGATGGACAAGCTGCGCCTGGAGATCCGAGCCATGGACGAG ATACAGCCTGACCTGCGGGAGCTGATGGAGACGATGAACCGCATGAGCCACCTGCCCCCCGACTTCGAGGGGCGGCAGAAGGTGAACCAgtg GCTGCAGACGCTCAGCGGCATGTCCGCCTCCGACGAGCTGGACGACTCCCAGGTGCGGCAGATGCTCTTCGATCTGGAGTCGGCCTACAACGCCTTCAACCGCTTCCTGCACTCCTGA
- the VPS28 gene encoding vacuolar protein sorting-associated protein 28 homolog isoform X2, which translates to MAELFAVVKTLQALEKAYIKDCVSPNEYTAACSRLLVQFKAALKQVQGSEISSIDEFCRKFRLDCPLAMERIKEDRPITIKDDKGNLNRCIADIVSLFITVMDKLRLEIRAMDEIQPDLRELMETMNRMSHLPPDFEGRQKVNQWLQTLSGMSASDELDDSQVRQMLFDLESAYNAFNRFLHS; encoded by the exons ATGGCCGAGCTCTTCGCCGTGGTGAAGACGCTGCAGGCGCTGGAGAAGGCGTACATCAAGGACTGCGTCTCTCCCAACGA GTACACCGCGGCCTGCTCCCGGCTCCTGGTCCAGTTCAAAGCCGCCCTCAAGCAGGTGCAGGGCTCTGAGATCAGCTCCATCGACGAGTTCTGCCGCAAGTTTCGG CTCGACTGCCCGCTGGCCATGGAGAGGATCAAGGAGGATCGGCCCATCACCATCAAGGACGACAAGGGCAACCTGAACCGCTGCATCGCCGACATCGTCTCT CTCTTCATCACGGTGATGGACAAGCTGCGCCTGGAGATCCGAGCCATGGACGAG ATACAGCCTGACCTGCGGGAGCTGATGGAGACGATGAACCGCATGAGCCACCTGCCCCCCGACTTCGAGGGGCGGCAGAAGGTGAACCAgtg GCTGCAGACGCTCAGCGGCATGTCCGCCTCCGACGAGCTGGACGACTCCCAGGTGCGGCAGATGCTCTTCGATCTGGAGTCGGCCTACAACGCCTTCAACCGCTTCCTGCACTCCTGA